In one Vulgatibacter incomptus genomic region, the following are encoded:
- a CDS encoding OmpA/MotB family protein has protein sequence MSEAAKSPEAGAQRRGSAGIAWLVALVVATGGITAFYSVRSELGSERAAHAEARDDLDSSRAEIESLQAKIESLEGERSKLAEDARQKEDALDAMRRAQDELQERLQAEVAKGSVLISQQGGELVVDLIDQIVFDSGEAELNEKGRAVLRKVAETLARVPDKIIQVSGHTDRQKIVGKLAERFPTNWELSATRATNVVRFLQDEVKLPGDRLVAAGLAEFRPIARNTTKAGRSRNRRIEVRLLPVP, from the coding sequence ATGTCGGAAGCAGCAAAGAGCCCGGAGGCGGGCGCGCAGCGGCGGGGGAGCGCAGGCATCGCCTGGCTCGTCGCGTTGGTAGTGGCCACCGGAGGTATTACCGCATTCTACTCGGTGCGCTCGGAGCTCGGCAGTGAACGCGCCGCCCACGCCGAGGCACGCGACGATCTCGACTCGTCGCGCGCGGAGATCGAGTCGCTCCAGGCGAAGATCGAATCCCTCGAGGGCGAGCGGAGCAAGCTCGCGGAGGACGCGCGTCAGAAGGAGGACGCCCTGGACGCGATGCGCCGCGCGCAGGACGAGCTGCAGGAGCGGCTGCAGGCCGAGGTCGCGAAGGGCAGCGTCCTCATCTCCCAGCAGGGCGGCGAGCTCGTCGTCGACTTGATCGACCAGATCGTCTTCGACTCCGGCGAGGCCGAGCTCAACGAGAAGGGCAGGGCGGTCCTGCGCAAGGTGGCCGAGACCCTCGCCCGGGTGCCCGACAAGATCATCCAGGTCTCCGGCCACACGGACCGGCAGAAGATCGTGGGAAAGCTCGCCGAACGATTCCCCACCAATTGGGAGCTGTCGGCGACCCGCGCCACCAACGTCGTTCGCTTCCTGCAGGACGAGGTCAAGCTCCCGGGCGATCGCCTCGTCGCCGCAGGCCTGGCGGAGTTCCGTCCCATCGCCCGCAACACGACCAAGGCCGGGCGCAGCAGGAACCGGCGCATCGAGGTGCGATTGCTGCCTGTGCCGTAG
- a CDS encoding SDR family NAD(P)-dependent oxidoreductase produces MSKTILIAGYGPGISSALAERFGQAGFQIALVARTAERLAAGVKALESKGINARSFTADVSDPSQAQKVVTQVRAAMGPIDAVAWTAYGNAAGDLLAVDPAEVRSTMEIATGSLLAAVREALPDLRDRKGAVLVTNGSFGLFDEKVDAMAVQSGAMGLALANSAKHKLVGLLAKKLRADGVFVGEVMVLGLVKGTAFDRGGHAAIEPEKIAAKFWELYSMRASTFTQVG; encoded by the coding sequence ATGAGCAAGACGATCCTCATCGCAGGGTATGGGCCGGGCATCTCCTCCGCGCTGGCGGAGCGCTTCGGGCAGGCAGGCTTTCAGATCGCGCTGGTGGCGCGCACGGCGGAGCGGCTGGCGGCCGGCGTGAAGGCGCTCGAGAGCAAGGGCATCAACGCTCGCTCCTTCACCGCAGATGTCAGCGATCCCTCGCAGGCGCAGAAGGTCGTGACCCAGGTACGGGCCGCCATGGGGCCGATCGACGCGGTGGCGTGGACCGCCTATGGAAACGCGGCGGGAGACCTGCTCGCGGTCGATCCGGCGGAGGTCCGCTCGACCATGGAGATCGCGACGGGCAGCCTGCTCGCCGCCGTCCGCGAGGCGCTCCCCGATCTGCGCGATCGGAAGGGAGCCGTCCTCGTCACGAACGGGAGCTTCGGGCTCTTCGACGAGAAGGTCGACGCGATGGCCGTGCAGAGCGGCGCGATGGGCCTCGCTCTGGCCAACTCCGCCAAGCACAAACTCGTCGGCCTGCTCGCCAAGAAGCTCCGCGCCGACGGCGTCTTCGTCGGCGAGGTGATGGTGCTCGGGCTCGTGAAGGGCACCGCCTTCGATCGCGGCGGTCACGCGGCCATCGAGCCGGAGAAGATCGCCGCCAAGTTCTGGGAGCTGTACTCGATGCGGGCCTCGACCTTCACCCAGGTTGGCTGA
- a CDS encoding DUF3392 family protein encodes MMLDPHLANLPSSLPEAASSIEALYLRLSGWLEAHLAQAGTLIAGTTFSLYARNLGETVRRFAKSWPFILRVGLFVGLVGFGFGLIIATIAPVVTAGLRWVGTPFLVPAILAAFIVIGILAERNGRI; translated from the coding sequence ATGATGCTGGACCCGCACCTGGCCAATCTGCCGAGCTCCCTCCCCGAGGCCGCATCGTCGATCGAAGCCCTCTACCTGCGCTTATCGGGTTGGCTCGAGGCGCATCTGGCCCAGGCTGGCACGCTGATCGCGGGAACCACGTTCTCCCTCTACGCGCGCAACCTCGGCGAGACGGTGCGTCGGTTCGCGAAGAGCTGGCCGTTCATCCTGCGCGTCGGCCTTTTCGTCGGGCTCGTGGGTTTCGGCTTCGGCCTGATCATCGCCACGATCGCTCCCGTGGTCACGGCAGGGCTCCGGTGGGTCGGCACGCCCTTCCTCGTGCCGGCGATCCTCGCCGCCTTCATCGTCATCGGCATTCTGGCGGAGCGCAACGGCCGCATCTGA